The following is a genomic window from Paenibacillus antri.
TCCCGCGTGAATTCCGGGCTGGCTTTTATTCGCTCGGAGCTGCTGAGCATGCCGGACGGCTTGCTGGAGCGCTATCTAGATGAGGAGCCGGAGCTCGGCGCGTTTCGTAGAAGCTTACTGAACCTGCTTCGAACGAAGCCGTATGCGTTATCCCCGGACACCGAGGCGGCGCTGGCAGCGCTCGGCGAGGTTCTCGGCTCGCCCTATACGGTCTACCAGAGGAGCAAGCTGTCGGATATGACGTTCGCCCCGGTGAAGGACGGCGCCGGAGCGGAAAAGCCCGTATCGTTCGCCTTATTCGAGGCGGACTACGAGGAGTCGCCGGACCCCGTGCTTCGCCGGGCGGCATTCGAATCGTTCACGCACACGCTTACGACCTACCGCCATACGATTGCGGCGGCTTACGCGACGGAAGTGAAGAAGCAGACGGTATTGTCCCGGCTGCGGGGGTATCCCTCGGTCACTCGTATGCTTCTGGAACCGCAGGAGGTCGAGCAGGAGATTTACGAGAACGTCATTCATATCATTCGAGTCGAGCTTGCTCCGGCGATGCGACGATTCGCCAAGCTGAAGGAGCGCGTCCTCGGGCTGGACCGAATCCGGTTTAGCGATTTGAAGGCTCCGCTTGATCCCGACTTCAGTCCCCCCGTCACCATAGAGGAAGCCGGCCGCCTGCTGAAGGAAGCCCTGGCTGTAATGGGCACGGAATATTCGGACATCATTCATGCGGCGCTTACGGAGCGGTGGGTCGATTATGCGGACAATATCGGCAAATCGACGGGGGCGTTCTGCTCTAGCCCTTACGGCGTGCATTCCTATGTGATGCTGACTTGGGCGAACACGATGCGAAGCGCCTTCTTCCTCGCGCATGAGCTGGGGCACGCGGGGCATTTGATGCTGGCGGCTCGGTCGCAGCGCTACGTCAATTTCCGGCCTTCGATGTTTTTCATCGAGGCCCCGTCGACCTTGAACGAGCTGCTGCTGGCGCGCCACATCGTGAAGCAATCCGAGGAGCCGCGTCTGAAACGCTGGGTGCTGCTTCAGCTGATGAATACCTACTACCATAACTTCGTAACCCACCTGCTGGAGGCGGATATGCAGCGCCGGGTATACGAGGCGGCCGAGTTCGGCACGCCGCTGACGGCGGCCAAGCTGACCGCTTTGAAGGAAGCGGTGCTGCGGGAGTTTTGGGGCGACGCCGTCGAGCTGGACGAGGGCGCGGGTTTGACCTGGATGCGGCAGCCTCATTACTATATGGGGCTGTACCCGTATACGTATGCAGCGGGCCTGACGGTGTCTACGCAGGTTGCGGCGATGATTGAAGCGGAGGGCCAGACGGCCGTGGACCGCTGGCTGCGCGTCCTTAAGGCGGGAGGCACGCTCGACCCGCTGGAGCTGGCGCAGCTGGCCGGCGTCGACATGAGCAGTCCCGCGCCGATCCGGGCCGCGGTCGGGTACGTGAGCTCCATTGTGGAGGAGTTGGAGCGGATGTTTTGAAATCGGACCCGACCTTCGGAAGGGAGACGCGTCGCGAAATCGAAGCGCGATCCGAAGCGGAGAGATCGGGAAGCTGACATCCATCACCGCTTCGCTCTACCAAGAATGGCGAGAAGGGACCGCGAACTCTTGGCGCCAGGATCCGTCGCTCTCCGGGGGCGGTTTCCTCATGGATTCAGGCAGCCATATTATCGACGTACTGCTGTGGACTACAGGGCTTACTCCGGTCGAGGTGAAGACGCAGCTCCATCGGCAGGGCTCGCCGGTGGAGATCGACACGTTCAGCTCTATCCGTTTCGCCGAAGGCGCCGTGGCTGGTTTAAACCTCGTCGGGCATGCGCCATGTTGGCATGAAACCTATGTGTTCTGTGGTGAAGCGGGCGGGATTTTCTATGACAACGGAAAAATCACGCTTCGCAAAGCCGGCGAGGAGCCGATCGTGCCGAAGCTGCCGGAGCCTGCGACGAATCAAGACAAAAGTTTTATCGATGCGATTCTTGGCCGCCACGAAGTGATGGTCCCCGGCGAATTCGCTCTCAAAGTCGGTGAAGCTTTCCGAAATGGTTTACCAGGCTGCAGGGTATGTGCCGCACGGAATGCCTGTGACCGCCGAAGAACAAACAGCATCATCGGGATCACCGTAACGCGCCAAGCCGGCGCGTTTTTTATGAAATACAGCGGCAAAAGAAAACGGACATCGTCGATTTCGCAGCCGCTTTCCATAGAAAATACCCGAGGGTTTGGGAGAAGAACAAGCAGCGTTGGGACAAGATTTTCCCAGAGGTTAAGACCAGCGTGGAAGTAGAGGCGCACATCATAAGACCCGGCAATGTTAGCGCCCCGGGCGGAATGCCGCGCGAAGATTATCGGCGTTGGATCTCCTTCACACGCCAGGCCCTAGACTAATTCTTACAACGATATTCGAACCGTTCGCTGGACTCCTCGAACTTCGGAAGCGGTGAACCGGCAACCGGCCAAGGAAATGGCGTTCAGGGGAAACTAGCTTTACTTACTAGTCTTTTTCGAATTACTGCATTTATTTTGCGACATAGGATCGTCGACAACGCGAATGCTGGCAATTTGGTTCGTTTGATAAAGAATTTGAACGGGACCTGCGCAGCGATAACATTTCCACAGTGTTATCCAACGATTCCCTTGTACGACTTTTACCTCTTGTACGTAGGAAGGGAACCCCTTATTTTGTCCCCGGATGCGTACGAACACATATTTGCCGACATATTTTTTTAAACTGCTCAGCGACATGGTACCACCCCCTTATCATAGTCTTATACTTTATATTCTCTCTATTTCTTCATTGCTTGGATTATAGTCTTGC
Proteins encoded in this region:
- a CDS encoding Ger(x)C family spore germination C-terminal domain-containing protein; the protein is MVDFAAAFHRKYPRVWEKNKQRWDKIFPEVKTSVEVEAHIIRPGNVSAPGGMPREDYRRWISFTRQALD
- the pepF gene encoding oligoendopeptidase F; translation: MTRESAPEELTWNLKDLFADQAAWEAARVEIEGMLPLLEAFRGKLGEGARTVADCLQAQETLHVKLVRVSTYARLQQAQDGTNPEFQANSARMEDLISRVNSGLAFIRSELLSMPDGLLERYLDEEPELGAFRRSLLNLLRTKPYALSPDTEAALAALGEVLGSPYTVYQRSKLSDMTFAPVKDGAGAEKPVSFALFEADYEESPDPVLRRAAFESFTHTLTTYRHTIAAAYATEVKKQTVLSRLRGYPSVTRMLLEPQEVEQEIYENVIHIIRVELAPAMRRFAKLKERVLGLDRIRFSDLKAPLDPDFSPPVTIEEAGRLLKEALAVMGTEYSDIIHAALTERWVDYADNIGKSTGAFCSSPYGVHSYVMLTWANTMRSAFFLAHELGHAGHLMLAARSQRYVNFRPSMFFIEAPSTLNELLLARHIVKQSEEPRLKRWVLLQLMNTYYHNFVTHLLEADMQRRVYEAAEFGTPLTAAKLTALKEAVLREFWGDAVELDEGAGLTWMRQPHYYMGLYPYTYAAGLTVSTQVAAMIEAEGQTAVDRWLRVLKAGGTLDPLELAQLAGVDMSSPAPIRAAVGYVSSIVEELERMF